From the Mycobacteriales bacterium genome, one window contains:
- a CDS encoding cupin domain-containing protein produces the protein MFVRGLTSETYGLNEFRNRQLEAPRVRDNDVVVDTGDNAAHSGDSAKSRTWWRVGPGDDPFLTQTIQVHFVELPPDSANNGHGHQNEAAFYILEGRGYEIHDDQRYDWKQGDLVFVHTDSVHRHYNPYDEKAVALVMKAKCTWMFLGLIQQGRSGPIERPDEFEERSEWGHIWTPGVLDRQKVVTSEDGVWETTPMGRMRVMNAAGMTQNRQFGVDVFELTIPAGSRSGKHWKMADEILYVLDGEGYSLHWEVQAEIAEKYYARIAKEPTRHEIRPGDTLYVPQNTIAQHFAADGSPLHLLSSQNRVFKTLGYDNVHYFENAPEFESELAGAARG, from the coding sequence GTGTTCGTCCGCGGACTCACCTCGGAGACGTACGGCCTCAACGAGTTCCGCAACCGGCAGCTCGAGGCGCCCCGGGTCCGCGACAACGATGTCGTGGTCGACACCGGCGACAACGCCGCGCACTCCGGCGACTCGGCGAAGTCCCGTACCTGGTGGCGGGTCGGCCCGGGGGACGACCCCTTCCTGACCCAGACCATCCAGGTCCACTTCGTCGAGCTGCCCCCGGACAGCGCGAACAACGGGCACGGCCACCAGAACGAAGCCGCCTTCTACATCCTGGAGGGCCGCGGGTACGAGATCCACGACGACCAGCGCTACGACTGGAAGCAGGGCGATCTCGTCTTCGTCCACACCGACTCGGTGCACCGGCACTACAACCCGTACGACGAGAAGGCCGTCGCGCTGGTCATGAAGGCCAAGTGCACCTGGATGTTCCTGGGCCTGATCCAGCAGGGCCGCAGCGGCCCGATCGAGCGCCCGGACGAGTTCGAGGAGCGCTCGGAGTGGGGTCACATCTGGACCCCGGGCGTGCTGGACCGGCAGAAGGTCGTCACGTCCGAGGACGGGGTCTGGGAGACCACGCCGATGGGCCGGATGCGGGTGATGAACGCGGCCGGGATGACGCAGAACCGGCAGTTCGGCGTCGACGTCTTCGAGCTGACGATCCCGGCCGGCAGCCGGTCGGGCAAGCACTGGAAGATGGCCGACGAGATCCTCTACGTGCTCGACGGCGAGGGCTACTCGCTGCACTGGGAGGTCCAGGCCGAGATCGCGGAGAAGTACTACGCGCGCATCGCCAAGGAGCCGACCCGGCACGAGATCCGCCCTGGCGACACGCTCTACGTCCCGCAGAACACGATCGCCCAGCACTTCGCGGCCGACGGCAGCCCGCTGCACCTGCTCTCCTCCCAGAACCGGGTCTTCAAGACCCTGGGCTACGACAACGTCCACTACTTCGAGAACGCCCCGGAGTTCGAGTCGGAGCTGGCCGGCGCGGCTCGGGGCTGA
- a CDS encoding MarR family winged helix-turn-helix transcriptional regulator, with translation MPETTLRSHVAYLLAEAEQAVNRGLSEALAAEGMTVEQWRILRALSDGYGHSMGDLALAVLMPHPTLTKAVDRLIDDALVYRRQDDVDRRRVAVFLADRGQEVLLRLDHQAEEHHRRIEAAYGAQRTERLMRELGRLVESLG, from the coding sequence GTGCCGGAGACGACGCTGCGGTCGCACGTGGCATACCTGCTGGCCGAGGCGGAGCAGGCGGTGAACCGCGGGCTGTCCGAGGCGCTGGCGGCCGAGGGCATGACCGTGGAGCAGTGGCGGATCCTGCGGGCCCTCTCCGACGGCTACGGCCACTCGATGGGCGACCTCGCCCTGGCCGTGCTGATGCCGCACCCGACGCTGACCAAGGCGGTCGACCGGCTCATCGACGACGCGCTGGTCTACCGCCGGCAGGACGACGTGGACCGGCGCCGGGTCGCGGTGTTCCTGGCCGACCGCGGCCAGGAGGTGCTGCTGCGGCTGGACCACCAGGCCGAGGAGCACCACCGCCGCATCGAGGCCGCGTACGGCGCGCAGCGGACCGAGCGGCTCATGCGCGAGCTCGGCCGCCTGGTCGAGAGCCTGGGCTGA